A single region of the Musa acuminata AAA Group cultivar baxijiao chromosome BXJ1-11, Cavendish_Baxijiao_AAA, whole genome shotgun sequence genome encodes:
- the LOC103972484 gene encoding cytochrome P450 71A1 — MPLLLPPSPLPTLFIILVLPLSLLLLLRLGLKRNNLRARTHGMPPSPPKLPFIGNFHQLGSHPHRSLHALSHKHGPLMLLHLGQVPALVVSSPDGARDVMRNHDQVFASRPVLKPAKVLFDECKDLGFSPHGEHWRQLRKICAFHLLSSTRVQSYRLIRQEEVSFMIRKISSQASPTTSVDMSEIFYSFANDILCRVVSGKFNREEGRNVLFRELIREFSVLLSKFYVGDYFPWLGWLDVLFGSMERAKKTKKRWDDLLDGVIQEHEDRSAKGDDGEKDFVDVLLSLREDPGGNHALLTPQTIKALLMDIFSGGTETVYVALEYAMAELVRSPRMMAKLQHQVRGIASRTKGTVKEEELDEMVYLKAIIKEVLRLYPPVPLLVPRELMEDCQIQGYNIPKKTRVIVNAWAISRDPSHWEAPDEFKPERFIGDGAMDFKGNDFEFIPFGAGRRICPGMSFAIASLELALATLVYHFDWELPGGLTREDLDMSEAFGLVLQRKQRLHLVAKPWSIGQEEQHL, encoded by the exons ATGCCTCTTCTCCTTCCCCCATCTCCACTGCCGACACTCTTCATCATACTCGTCCTACCTCTCTCTTTACTGCTGCTGCTCCGTCTAGGACTCAAAAGAAACAACCTCCGTGCAAGGACCCATGGCATGCCCCCTTCCCCGCCCAAGCTTCCCTTCATAGGCAACTTCCATCAACTCGGCTCGCACCCTCACCGCTCCCTCCACGCCCTGTCGCACAAGCATGGCCCCCTCATGCTGCTGCACTTGGGTCAGGTGCCAGCCCTCGTGGTCTCGTCGCCGGATGGCGCCCGAGATGTCATGCGCAACCACGATCAAGTCTTTGCCAGCCGGCCTGTTCTAAAGCCGGCCAAAGTCCTCTTCGACGAGTGCAAGGACTTGGGCTTCTCGCCCCACGGTGAGCACTGGAGGCAGCTCAGGAAGATCTGCGCCTTCCACCTCTTGAGCTCCACAAGAGTTCAGTCTTATCGGCTCATTAGGCAGGAGGAAGTGAGTTTCATGATCCGGAAGATCTCCTCTCAAGCTTCGCCGACGACGAGCGTCGACATGTCTGAGATCTTTTACTCCTTCGCCAACGATATTTTATGTCGAGTTGTTTCGGGGAAGTTCAACAGAGAAGAGGGGAGGAACGTGCTGTTCCGCGAGCTGATCCGGGAGTTTTCGGTGCTACTGAGCAAGTTCTACGTGGGGGACTACTTCCCATGGCTGGGTTGGCTGGATGTATTGTTTGGCTCTATGGAGAGAGCCAAGAAGACCAAGAAGAGATGGGATGATTTGCTCGATGGGGTGATCCAAGAACACGAAGATCGATCAGCAAAAGGTGATGATGGCGAGAAGGACTTCGTGGATGTTCTGCTCTCTCTTAGGGAGGATCCGGGAGGGAATCATGCTCTCCTGACTCCACAAACCATAAAGGCACTTCTGATG GATATATTCAGTGGTGGTACCGAGACAGTATATGTTGCCCTGGAGTACGCCATGGCGGAGCTCGTCCGGAGTCCAAGAATGATGGCAAAATTACAACACCAAGTGCGAGGGATAGCgagcagaacaaaaggaacggtgaaAGAGGAGGAGTTGGACGAGATGGTGTACCTGAAAGCCATCATCAAGGAAGTATTACGTCTATACCCGCCGGTCCCGCTATTGGTTCCACGAGAGCTGATGGAGGATTGTCAAATACAAGGATACAACATTCCCAAGAAAACACGAGTGATCGTGAACGCATGGGCCATAAGCAGAGATCCAAGCCATTGGGAAGCACCTGACGAATTCAAACCTGAGAGGTTCATCGGGGACGGTGCAATGGACTTCAAGGGAAACGATTTCGAGTTCATTCCGTTCGGAGCAGGAAGGAGAATTTGTCCTGGAATGAGCTTTGCAATTGCCTCTTTAGAGCTCGCACTGGCAACCCTGGTTTATCACTTTGATTGGGAGTTGCCTGGTGGATTGACAAGGGAGGATTTGGACATGAGTGAGGCTTTTGGGTTAGTGCTCCAGAGAAAACAAAGACTGCATCTTGTTGCTAAACCATGGAGTATTGGGCAAGAGGAGCAGCACCTCTAA